A window of Acidobacteriota bacterium genomic DNA:
AGGGACACGGGCGTCCCCTGGAAGTTGGCCCCGGTGTAGACCTTGTCCTCCTCGGGCACGAAGATGGGGTTGTCGGCCACCCCGTTCAGCTCCGTCTCCACCTGGCTCCGGGCCCATGCGAGCTGGTCCCTCAGGGCGCCCACGACCTGGGGAGTGGACCGCATGGAGTAGGCGTCCTGGACCTTCACCTTCACCTTTCCGGTGGCGAGGTCCGACCCCTCCAGGAGCCTCCGGAGGTTCGACGCCGAGGTCCGGGCCCCCCGGAACCCGCGAAGCTCGTGGAGGCGGGCCTCGTAGGGCCTCAGGTTCGCCAGGAGCGCCTCGAGGCTCATGGCGGCGGCGATTTCCGCCTGGGCCGTCCACCGTTCCGCGTCGTACAACTCCAGGCACGCCATGCCGGTGATGAGGTTGCTGCCGTTGATGGCGGCGAGGCCGTCCCGGGCCTTTAGCCCCGGAACAGGGACGCCGGCCCGCTCCATGGCTTCCCTCGTGGCCATGCGGCTTCCGAGGTAGAAGCACTCCCCCTCCCCCATGAGGGAGAGGGCGCACTGGCTCATGGGCGCCAGGTCGCCGCAGGCTCCGACGCTCCCCTTTTCGCAGACCACGGGCGTGATGCCGGCGTTCAGCAGGGCCGCGTAGGTGAGCGGGATCTCGGCGCGGCACCCCGAGTAGCCCTTGGCGTGGACGTTGATCCGGCTGAGCATGGCGGCGCGAACGTGCTCCGCGGGGGCCGGCTTGCCGATGCCGGCGGCGTGGTTGTAGATCAGGTACTTCTGGAACTGGCCCACCTGCTCGTCCGTGAGGGCCACGCTCGCCAGCTCCCCGATGCCCGTGTTTACGCCGTACATGACCTCGCGGGCGGCGATCTTGCGCTCCACCATGGCCCGGCAGGCCCCGATGCGTTCGAGCGCCCCGGGGGCGATCTCCACCGGCTCGCCGAAGCGGGCCACGCGGACCACCTGTTCGATGGTGAGGCTCGATCCGTCGATGCGGACGGTCATGGGTTCCCCCCTCCCTGCGCCGCCTTGGGAGCACCTGCCGGCGGAGGCACCATCTTGGTATCCGACCGCCGGGGTGTCAACCGCCCGGGGGCCGTTGGACGAAGCCGGACAACTTCATCCCCGCTAGTCGCCGCCCGCGCGGCCTTCAGACTCACGCGCCGGGGCGGGCGTCGGGGTCGCTCAGGCCCAAGGGCCGTTTCTTCCATTCCTCGAGCCAACGCGCGAAGGTGGCCGCCAGGGACGGGTCGCCCCCTTCCACGGGCATGGCCCGGAAGCGCTTCTCCACCGCCTTGTTCCAGAGGCCGCA
This region includes:
- a CDS encoding aromatic amino acid ammonia-lyase; protein product: MTVRIDGSSLTIEQVVRVARFGEPVEIAPGALERIGACRAMVERKIAAREVMYGVNTGIGELASVALTDEQVGQFQKYLIYNHAAGIGKPAPAEHVRAAMLSRINVHAKGYSGCRAEIPLTYAALLNAGITPVVCEKGSVGACGDLAPMSQCALSLMGEGECFYLGSRMATREAMERAGVPVPGLKARDGLAAINGSNLITGMACLELYDAERWTAQAEIAAAMSLEALLANLRPYEARLHELRGFRGARTSASNLRRLLEGSDLATGKVKVKVQDAYSMRSTPQVVGALRDQLAWARSQVETELNGVADNPIFVPEEDKVYTGANFQGTPVSLPLDVCGAAVAMVCVLSERRLNRLLNPALSAGLPAFLTRGAGMFSGHMLSQYTADMLLTEQRILSAPSYVLSIPAAADQEDFVSMGMNAALKTRQILDNAQGVLAVEFIAAAQALDFRDFAFGRGTRAAHAAVRKVVRHLEEDRPLHADHNAMAEAVKACEVLEAVEAEVGALGSSWESA